The following proteins are encoded in a genomic region of Lutra lutra chromosome 16, mLutLut1.2, whole genome shotgun sequence:
- the LOC125087957 gene encoding C-C motif chemokine 4 translates to MKLCVTVLSLLVLVAAFSTPALSAPMGSDPPTACCFSYTLRKLPRNFVADYFETSSLCSQPAVVFQTKRGRQVCANPSEAWVQEYMDDLELN, encoded by the exons ATGAAGCTCTGCGTGACCGTCCTTTCTCTCCTTGTGCTCGTGGCTGCCTTCTCCACTCCGGCTCTCTCAGCACCAA TGGGCTCAGACCCTCCCACCGCCTGCTGCTTCTCTTACACCCTAAGGAAGCTTCCTCGAAACTTTGTGGCCGATTACTTCGAGACCAGCAGCCTCTGCTCCCAGCCAGCTGTGGT ATTCCAAACCAAAAGAGGCAGACAAGTGTGTGCTAACCCCAGCGAGGCCTGGGTCCAGGAATACATGGACGATCTGGAACTGAACTGA